From the Cervus elaphus chromosome 20, mCerEla1.1, whole genome shotgun sequence genome, one window contains:
- the GPR88 gene encoding probable G-protein coupled receptor 88: MTNSSTSTSSTTGGSLLLLCEEEESWAGRRIPVSLLYSGLAIGGTLANGMVIYLVSSFRKLQTTSNAFIVNGCAADLSVCALWMPQEAVLGLLPAGSAEPPGDWDGAGGSYRLLRGGLLGLGLTVSLLSHCLVALNRYLLITRAPATYQALYQRRHTAGMLALSWALALGLVLLLPPWAPRPGAAPPRVHYPALLAAGALLAQTALLLHCYLGIVRRVRVSVKRVSVLNFHLLHQLPGCAAAAAAFPGAPHAPGPGGAQLPAQAQPLPAALHPRRAQRRLSGLSVLLLCCVFLLATQPLVWVSLASGFSLPVPWGVQAASWLLCCALSALNPLLYTWRNEEFRRSVRSVLPGVGDAAAAAAAATAVPAVSQAQLGTRAAGQHW, from the coding sequence ATGACCAACTCTTCCACGTCCACCTCCTCCACCACCGGGGGATCGCTGCTGCTGCTCTGCGAGGAAGAGGAGTCGTGGGCGGGCCGACGCATCCCCGTGTCCCTCCTGTACTCGGGCCTGGCCATCGGGGGCACGCTGGCCAACGGCATGGTCATCTATCTCGTGTCGTCCTTCCGAAAGCTTCAGACGACCAGCAACGCCTTCATCGTGAACGGTTGCGCCGCCGACCTCAGCGTCTGCGCCCTCTGGATGCCGCAGGAGGCGGTGCTCGGGCTCCTGCCCGCGGGCTCCGCGGAGCCGCCCGGGGATTGGGACGGCGCCGGGGGCAGCTACCGCCTGCTGCGGGGCGGGCTGCTGGGCCTCGGGCTCACCGTGTCCCTCTTGTCCCACTGCCTGGTGGCCCTGAACCGCTACCTGCTCATCACCCGGGCGCCCGCCACCTACCAGGCGCTGTACCAGCGGCGCCACACGGCGGGCATGCTGGCGCTGTCCTGGGCGCTAGCCCTGGGCCTCGTGCTGCTGCTCCCGCCCTGGGCGCCGCGTCCCGGCGCCGCGCCCCCGCGCGTCCACTACCCGGCGCTGCTGGCCGCCGGGGCGCTGCTGGCGCAGACGGCGCTGCTGCTGCATTGCTACCTGGGCATCGTGCGCCGCGTGCGCGTCAGCGTCAAGCGGGTCAGCGTCCTCAACTTCCACCTGCTGCACCAGCTGCCCGgctgcgccgccgccgccgccgccttccCGGGCGCCCCGCACGCGCCGGGCCCGGGTGGCGCCCAGCTCCCGGCGCAGGCTCAGCCCCTGCCCGCGGCGTTGCACCCGCGGCGGGCGCAGCGGCGTCTCAGCGGCCTGTCGGTGCTGCTGCTCTGCTGCGTCTTCCTGCTGGCCACGCAGCCGCTGGTGTGGGTGAGCCTGGCTAGCGGCTTCTCGCTGCCCGTGCCCTGGGGCGTGCAGGCGGCCAGCTGGCTCCTGTGCTGCGCGCTGTCCGCGCTCAACCCGCTGCTCTACACGTGGAGGAACGAAGAGTTCCGCCGCTCCGTGCGCTCGGTCCTGCCTGGCGTCGGCGACGCGGCggccgctgctgccgccgccacGGCCGTGCCCGCGGTGTCCCAAGCTCAGCTGGGCACTCGCGCCGCCGGCCAGCACTGGTGA